From Desulfobulbaceae bacterium:
AACTCTTCGAAATCGATAAACGTAACTGGCTCTATTTTCACAGGCTATCCACCATCAACATAGGAACAAATCGTTCCACAATAGTTTTCAAAAATCATCGTCCGGCTCTTTTCAATCACATAATCAGGCACCAAAGGAATCTTGCCGCCACCACCAGGGGCATCAACAGCGTATGTTGGAACGGCTAAGCCCGAGGTATGTCCGATCAGTGAACGCATGATTGACAACCCGGTGTCGATAGAGGTCCTGAAATGATTCGTCCCTTGAGTCATATCAGCCTGAAAAATATAATAAGGCTTAACCCTGATTCGCAACAACCCCTGCATCAGACTTCTCATTACCTCTGGCGTGTCGTTTACTCCACGCAACAGTACCGTCTGGCAACCAAGGGGAATACCAGCATCAATCAACCGCCCACACGCCAGAGCAGCCTCCGTGGTCAATTCCACCGGATGGTTGAAGTGAGTATTGATATAAAGTGGATGGTACCGTTTAAGAATTGAGACCAGTGATCTCGTCACCCGCATCGGCAAGACGCAAGGAACACGGCTGCCGATACGAATAATT
This genomic window contains:
- a CDS encoding KamA family radical SAM protein, whose product is MAQWHQIVQKSIVQPTQLAARFSVDLAGMAEVVQRYPMRINPYYLGLIREVNDPIWRQAVPDPVELSDTVCFQDPLAEETLSPVPNLIHKYPDRALFLVTSQCAMYCRFCTRKRKVGTERMVITDETIQAGLDYIRRTPAIRDVLVSGGDPLLLPDEMINKLLAALRSIPTVEIIRIGSRVPCVLPMRVTRSLVSILKRYHPLYINTHFNHPVELTTEAALACGRLIDAGIPLGCQTVLLRGVNDTPEVMRSLMQGLLRIRVKPYYIFQADMTQGTNHFRTSIDTGLSIMRSLIGHTSGLAVPTYAVDAPGGGGKIPLVPDYVIEKSRTMIFENYCGTICSYVDGG